Proteins encoded together in one Chitinophaga sp. LS1 window:
- a CDS encoding FecR family protein: MDRNRLDLLIQKYIDRTATPAEQAELNNWYRDFTAEEDPFPMTDAQETTAGQEMRSYLTARIQRKKRPSVALYASMAAACLLGAIFYFNWPKTPENNNLVANIPAAASENRFIYLPDSSKVLLHPGSKMDYQYNGHNREVTLEGEAYFDIASRPAQPFIIHTGRVSTTVLGTSLNIKTWSSDSVTVSVLTGKVQVTDAYQQKTILTPNQQVVYNQHTNNIQQVKIIPATVIAWAKSDMQFQDMPYEQLAERLDRRYDVNIVFKNPALQHCPITGRFSGTESLSEVLDILSQTMGTTYSINGRTVELDGAACFNQIN, translated from the coding sequence ATGGACAGAAATCGCCTGGACCTCCTGATTCAGAAATACATAGATCGTACAGCTACGCCTGCCGAACAGGCGGAGCTCAATAACTGGTACAGGGATTTTACAGCAGAAGAAGATCCATTTCCCATGACGGATGCGCAGGAAACTACTGCCGGGCAGGAGATGCGCTCCTACCTCACGGCCCGTATACAACGAAAAAAACGGCCTTCTGTAGCCCTATATGCCTCGATGGCCGCAGCATGCCTGTTGGGCGCTATATTCTATTTCAACTGGCCTAAAACGCCTGAAAACAATAATCTCGTAGCTAATATTCCCGCTGCAGCCAGCGAAAACCGGTTCATCTATCTGCCAGACAGCAGTAAGGTATTGTTGCACCCGGGCAGCAAAATGGATTACCAGTACAATGGTCATAACCGTGAAGTAACACTGGAAGGCGAGGCCTACTTTGATATCGCCTCCCGCCCTGCACAACCTTTCATCATTCATACCGGCCGGGTATCTACCACCGTGTTAGGTACCTCTCTGAATATAAAAACATGGAGCAGTGATAGTGTGACCGTTTCTGTACTCACAGGAAAAGTACAGGTCACCGACGCTTACCAGCAGAAAACCATCCTGACTCCCAACCAACAGGTGGTTTATAATCAGCACACCAACAACATTCAGCAGGTTAAAATCATTCCGGCCACTGTCATAGCCTGGGCTAAATCTGATATGCAATTCCAGGATATGCCGTACGAACAGCTGGCAGAAAGACTGGACAGAAGGTATGATGTAAATATTGTATTCAAAAATCCGGCACTACAACATTGTCCAATTACAGGTCGGTTCTCAGGGACAGAATCATTGAGCGAGGTATTGGATATCCTCTCACAAACAATGGGTACTACTTATTCAATAAACGGCCGTACGGTAGAACTGGACGGGGCCGCATGTTTTAATCAGATCAACTAA
- a CDS encoding RNA polymerase sigma-70 factor: MQNFSDNELLTSMVTGDEAAFTEIYHRYWQRLLAIAWKHTHDESSAKEIVQEVLINLWDRRASLEISQLSHYLATAIKFSVFKHYHQQQRRKNILQSIFRTTHSADDEKIYARLLDDYINGIVEKLPEKCRQVYKLSRLEGKTNQQIASVMNISEKTAEAHLTKALRTIRLNLRHINMLFFL, from the coding sequence ATGCAAAATTTCAGTGACAATGAGCTGCTCACCTCCATGGTAACAGGGGATGAAGCTGCTTTTACTGAAATCTACCACCGCTACTGGCAGCGACTCCTTGCTATTGCCTGGAAGCATACCCATGACGAATCTTCTGCCAAGGAGATCGTACAGGAAGTCCTGATCAACCTATGGGACAGAAGGGCTTCTCTGGAAATCAGCCAGCTCTCCCACTACCTGGCTACAGCTATCAAATTTTCCGTATTTAAGCATTACCACCAGCAACAGCGCAGGAAAAACATACTTCAAAGCATTTTCCGTACTACGCACAGTGCGGACGATGAAAAGATCTATGCCCGTCTGCTGGACGACTATATCAATGGGATTGTAGAAAAACTGCCGGAAAAATGCAGGCAGGTGTACAAACTGAGCCGGCTGGAAGGGAAAACCAACCAGCAGATCGCCAGTGTCATGAATATCTCCGAAAAGACCGCAGAGGCACACCTCACCAAAGCCCTGCGTACTATCCGCCTCAATCTGCGGCATATCAACATGCTGTTTTTCCTCTAA
- a CDS encoding lipocalin family protein → MSKPQKFPIALLAGAGIAAGLIFYKSVTSVSIPRGAKAVSPFDAEKYLGKWYEIARLDYKFEKNLNNVTATYSKNENGSIRVDNKGFNYQSQEWKESVGKARFVNSPEEGRLKVSFFGPFYAGYNVIALDADYQYALVAGDNLNYMWILSRETTIPDHIKENYLEIARQIGFDTSKLIWTDHSEAIA, encoded by the coding sequence ATGTCAAAACCTCAAAAATTCCCCATCGCGCTGCTGGCAGGTGCAGGTATCGCCGCCGGTCTGATCTTTTATAAATCAGTGACCAGTGTATCTATTCCCCGTGGTGCTAAAGCAGTCAGCCCTTTTGATGCCGAAAAGTACCTGGGCAAATGGTACGAAATAGCCCGGCTGGACTATAAATTCGAAAAAAACCTGAACAATGTGACCGCCACTTACAGTAAGAATGAGAATGGCAGCATCCGGGTAGATAATAAGGGTTTTAATTATCAAAGCCAGGAATGGAAGGAAAGTGTGGGGAAGGCCAGATTTGTAAATAGTCCGGAAGAAGGCCGGCTGAAAGTCTCTTTCTTTGGTCCATTCTATGCGGGCTATAATGTGATCGCCCTGGATGCTGACTACCAGTATGCACTGGTTGCTGGCGACAATCTCAATTACATGTGGATCCTGTCAAGAGAGACGACAATTCCGGATCATATTAAAGAAAATTATTTGGAGATAGCCCGTCAAATCGGCTTTGATACCAGTAAGTTGATATGGACAGACCATAGTGAAGCTATAGCATAA
- a CDS encoding IS5 family transposase, producing MIRYTPSKQLTLDGFSTPFSQQLSTSNRWVILAAKIPWDKLAEVYYKKMRADFGAPTLSARMVIGAVIIKHILNIDDREVVEQITENIYLQYFVGLSSFQQEAPFDASLMVSIRKRLGIEVMSRLNEIILQEAGLTKVNEEKVANTEGNSDQDENGGDRNNDCSQDHMNSVKEKPPEALSGTVMLDATVSEQQIEYPTDIKLLNEGRRQLEGMIERGCQAAELVMPRMYRKIARKQYLNIAKKKNKSKRDIRRGIRQQLQYVKRDLKYINWLIESDATFKETLKMKDWTLIQVIQEMYRQQAEMYKKREQKMSDRIVSIYQPHVRPMPRGKDRVSTEFGSKQLVMLKDGYTHIEKLSWDNYNEGGLLIASLETYKRLFGCYPERVLADQLFGTRENRRFMKEKGIRYVGKPLGRPSPESKQQKRLLQKEMPERNAIEGKFGQGKNAYGLGKIKARLKDTAESWVMSIYFVMNLLKLAAGSLLSALQIYYWLVTEGYLTIMVNSPDAQFIPRYMRRQKGEIARC from the coding sequence ATGATACGTTACACTCCTTCAAAACAGTTAACATTAGACGGATTTTCTACACCCTTCTCGCAGCAATTATCAACTAGCAATCGATGGGTTATACTGGCTGCAAAGATTCCGTGGGATAAACTGGCGGAGGTGTATTATAAAAAGATGCGGGCAGATTTTGGAGCTCCAACATTGAGTGCCAGGATGGTGATTGGTGCGGTGATCATCAAACATATACTGAACATAGATGATCGGGAGGTAGTAGAGCAAATCACGGAAAATATATATCTGCAATATTTTGTAGGCTTAAGCAGTTTTCAACAGGAGGCTCCCTTTGATGCATCGTTGATGGTAAGTATTAGAAAACGGTTAGGCATAGAAGTTATGTCCAGATTGAATGAGATTATTTTGCAGGAAGCGGGATTAACTAAAGTGAATGAAGAGAAGGTAGCGAATACCGAAGGAAATAGTGATCAGGATGAGAATGGAGGGGATAGAAATAACGATTGCTCGCAGGATCATATGAACAGTGTAAAAGAAAAGCCACCTGAAGCGCTATCAGGAACAGTGATGTTAGATGCGACTGTGTCAGAGCAACAGATCGAATATCCAACAGATATCAAATTACTGAATGAAGGACGCCGTCAATTGGAAGGGATGATAGAGCGGGGATGTCAGGCGGCGGAACTGGTAATGCCGCGGATGTATAGGAAGATAGCCAGGAAGCAATATCTGAATATTGCCAAAAAGAAAAACAAGAGCAAAAGAGATATACGCAGAGGTATCCGGCAGCAACTACAATATGTTAAGCGTGATTTAAAGTATATCAATTGGCTGATAGAATCAGATGCTACTTTTAAGGAGACGTTGAAAATGAAGGACTGGACCTTAATACAAGTGATTCAGGAAATGTATCGTCAGCAGGCAGAGATGTATAAGAAAAGAGAACAAAAAATGTCGGATAGGATTGTAAGTATCTATCAACCGCATGTACGTCCAATGCCTAGAGGTAAAGACCGTGTATCAACAGAGTTTGGGAGCAAGCAACTGGTGATGTTGAAAGATGGTTACACACATATAGAAAAGCTGAGTTGGGACAATTACAATGAAGGTGGATTGCTGATAGCCAGCCTGGAAACATATAAACGCTTGTTTGGTTGCTATCCTGAGCGTGTATTGGCAGATCAGTTGTTCGGCACACGTGAAAACAGACGATTCATGAAGGAAAAAGGGATCCGTTATGTTGGCAAGCCATTGGGTCGACCATCACCGGAGAGTAAGCAGCAAAAGCGATTATTACAAAAGGAGATGCCAGAACGAAATGCGATTGAAGGGAAGTTTGGACAAGGAAAAAATGCATATGGCCTGGGTAAGATCAAGGCCCGTCTAAAGGATACGGCTGAGAGTTGGGTGATGTCTATATACTTTGTCATGAATCTGCTTAAACTGGCAGCTGGTTCTTTGTTGTCAGCACTCCAAATCTATTACTGGCTGGTAACAGAGGGCTATTTGACCATAATGGTAAATAGCCCCGATGCACAATTTATACCCCGATATATGAGACGTCAGAAAGGGGAAATAGCCAGGTGTTAA
- a CDS encoding RagB/SusD family nutrient uptake outer membrane protein, with amino-acid sequence MKKLLYILLAAVLLASCSKSSLELTNPNQTTTETYWKTEDDVKSALAATYALFRNVDGGFWGVRGVELSNGRGDDFFIRNDVSYLYQLSTFTNTPDNSASTNVWNVAYRAIFRANQILANIDNVSGLTDDAKKAYIAEAKFLRGLNEYILVINYGDVPLRTTIPASTAEYFVAKSPAADVWAQVIKDFTEAAADLPLSYDASNTGRATKGAALGFLGKSYVYTKDWANAESTLKQLTTAPYTYQLMPDYGDNFIAAHDNNVESLFEIQLADVGGTNPWAGENSNESLGVTTAQEFAPSEASGWFEVAPTDKLFNEFQNEKTTAGDFDPRMYATLFWNYPGATFYQKPFSAYTLPFGFKSYYKKYQNYNQTNELSGSSGASDYTSDINEKALRYADVLLLLSESVTMQGRPEDAYAYITQVRSRASLPALTTGMDQTAMMKEIRHQRFLEFAREGQRFYDLQRWGLLKDEIANSDKVGKIYFVTPKHDFFPIPQDEVNSNPEMVQNSNW; translated from the coding sequence ATGAAAAAGCTATTATATATCCTTCTTGCAGCCGTGCTACTGGCCAGCTGTTCGAAGAGCTCACTGGAACTAACGAATCCAAATCAAACTACCACCGAAACTTACTGGAAAACAGAGGACGATGTAAAAAGCGCACTGGCCGCTACTTATGCCCTGTTCAGAAATGTAGACGGCGGTTTCTGGGGGGTAAGAGGCGTTGAACTCTCCAATGGCAGGGGCGACGACTTCTTTATCAGGAATGATGTAAGTTACCTGTACCAGTTGTCTACTTTCACCAATACCCCTGACAACTCGGCATCGACCAATGTATGGAATGTTGCCTATCGTGCCATCTTCCGTGCTAACCAGATCCTCGCAAATATCGATAATGTAAGTGGCCTCACAGACGATGCAAAGAAGGCCTACATTGCAGAAGCAAAGTTTCTAAGAGGGTTGAATGAATATATCTTAGTCATCAACTATGGCGATGTGCCGCTCCGTACTACGATACCTGCATCTACAGCAGAGTATTTCGTAGCGAAATCTCCAGCTGCAGATGTATGGGCACAGGTGATCAAAGATTTTACTGAAGCCGCAGCAGACCTGCCTTTATCCTACGACGCCAGCAATACAGGCCGTGCTACCAAAGGCGCTGCACTGGGTTTCCTGGGCAAATCATATGTGTATACAAAAGACTGGGCCAATGCAGAAAGCACATTGAAACAACTGACCACAGCGCCTTATACGTATCAGCTGATGCCGGACTATGGCGACAACTTTATTGCTGCCCATGATAATAATGTAGAATCATTATTTGAAATCCAGCTGGCAGATGTGGGTGGTACCAATCCTTGGGCCGGAGAAAATTCCAATGAGAGCCTGGGTGTAACCACTGCACAGGAGTTTGCTCCTTCAGAGGCGAGTGGCTGGTTTGAAGTGGCGCCTACCGATAAACTCTTCAATGAGTTTCAGAATGAAAAGACCACAGCAGGGGATTTTGATCCAAGAATGTATGCTACCTTATTCTGGAATTATCCGGGGGCTACATTTTATCAGAAGCCATTTTCTGCTTATACATTGCCATTTGGCTTCAAATCTTATTATAAGAAATACCAGAACTATAACCAGACAAATGAACTGTCAGGTAGCAGTGGTGCATCGGATTATACATCGGATATCAATGAAAAGGCGCTGCGCTATGCAGATGTATTACTCCTGTTATCAGAGAGTGTGACCATGCAGGGCAGACCGGAAGATGCGTATGCTTATATCACACAAGTACGCAGCCGTGCAAGTTTGCCGGCACTGACCACTGGCATGGATCAAACGGCCATGATGAAAGAAATAAGGCATCAGCGATTCCTGGAATTTGCAAGAGAGGGACAGCGGTTTTATGATTTACAACGCTGGGGGTTATTGAAAGATGAGATAGCGAATAGTGATAAGGTGGGTAAGATCTACTTCGTAACACCCAAGCATGATTTCTTCCCGATACCACAGGATGAGGTGAACTCAAATCCGGAGATGGTACAGAATAGCAATTGGTAA
- a CDS encoding TonB-dependent receptor, translating to MTNSQLRLTRRKTPILFLLLLFPFLASAQKKITGQITDAETKSPVFKAAIMIKGTQKGTYSDEKGQYSIDAPAGSTLLFTSMEYDNTEVTVGADNTINIALKPKVSGLNEVVVIGYGTVKRKDLTGAIASLKAADLKTEGVSNVGRSLQGRLPGVTVESAGGDPGSGTRILIRGVGTLNNADPLYLVDGVQVANINNIAPGDIESMDVLKDASAAAIYGSRAANGVVLVTTKSGKAGKPVFNFRTNVGSQKLAKKYEVLNAEEWATVSNAAHDAGNGGAGLPRLDIAANPSTLGAGTDWQDAIYRTAPIQQYYLGVSGGSDYSRYSVSGEYTDQAGIVDVTGYKRYGIRAKTESTKGILKFGQTFLATREKWIRMSDGWGGQGGNAVGSAMKMIPTYKIYDTSAIGGYSGASGSVVNIPNPVALLHLEDVSYELVSFLANAYAEVALRPYLKYKFNMGYTTSFGQTDDYVRRHEVGNLFIQQTNDMSREKERNQMVLLENTLNFNKDFGKHSIQALVGYSYQKTNYNYNLMAKTNLPDGIKELDAASGTASVGGNSVESILLSTLGRVIYAYDNRYLLTASFRRDGSSRFGASNRFGNFPSVAVGWNINNEHFWHVDPSIVSSLKLRASYGILGNQEIGDYQYSAAIASNINYVIGDAQQKWFGAIQTAYSSPNIKWENTATTNVGVDVSFLKGSLNASVDYFFKKTTDVLLNVPIPGSAGSSTNPVVNAGTIQNKGIELGLNYSNHIGEFNYTVFGTISSVKNKVIELGTGTQQIFGGQPTHHGASSTLTEAGGEVTGFYLIKTLGIFQSQDEINAYKDKNGNLIQPYAAPGDIKFLDANGDGIISSADRVHMGSPFPDFEYGVGLNLSAFHFDLNIYMQGVSGNKIYNGVRQDMEGMNLEYNYAKTTLQAWTPEHHTNMPRAVIDDPNLNAQTSSRFLESGTYFRMKTLQLGYTIPESLNARLHTTSVRAYLSADNLFTLTRYSGFNADIGRSGSILDRGVDYGHVAYPLARVFSAGIQLSF from the coding sequence CAGCTGCGCCTGACCAGGCGCAAAACTCCTATTCTATTTCTGCTGTTGCTCTTCCCGTTTCTGGCCAGTGCCCAGAAAAAGATCACCGGCCAGATCACAGACGCCGAAACAAAAAGCCCGGTTTTTAAGGCGGCCATTATGATCAAAGGCACTCAAAAAGGTACTTATAGCGACGAAAAAGGCCAATATTCCATCGACGCACCTGCAGGCAGCACCCTACTCTTTACTTCTATGGAATACGACAATACAGAAGTGACTGTCGGTGCCGACAATACCATCAATATAGCCCTCAAACCCAAAGTCTCGGGGCTCAATGAAGTCGTAGTCATTGGTTATGGTACCGTAAAAAGGAAAGACCTTACCGGCGCCATCGCCTCCCTCAAAGCAGCGGATCTTAAAACCGAAGGTGTGAGCAATGTAGGTCGCTCCCTACAGGGCAGGCTCCCCGGTGTGACGGTGGAATCTGCTGGTGGTGATCCCGGTTCCGGCACCCGCATCCTCATCAGAGGTGTCGGTACGCTCAACAATGCGGATCCCCTCTACCTCGTAGACGGTGTGCAGGTGGCTAATATCAACAACATTGCCCCCGGTGATATTGAAAGTATGGACGTGCTCAAAGATGCCTCGGCCGCTGCAATCTACGGTTCCCGGGCTGCCAACGGCGTTGTGCTGGTGACCACCAAAAGCGGGAAAGCCGGTAAACCCGTCTTTAATTTCAGAACCAACGTCGGCTCTCAGAAGCTGGCTAAAAAATACGAGGTGCTGAACGCTGAAGAATGGGCGACCGTGAGCAATGCAGCACACGACGCCGGCAATGGCGGCGCAGGACTTCCCCGGCTCGATATAGCCGCTAACCCATCGACACTGGGCGCTGGTACTGACTGGCAGGATGCTATCTACAGAACAGCCCCTATTCAGCAATATTACCTTGGCGTATCCGGTGGCAGTGATTACTCCCGCTACAGTGTATCCGGCGAGTACACCGACCAGGCAGGTATCGTAGACGTAACCGGTTACAAACGGTACGGCATCCGCGCCAAAACTGAATCGACCAAAGGTATCCTCAAATTTGGCCAGACCTTCCTCGCCACCCGCGAAAAATGGATCCGCATGAGCGATGGCTGGGGAGGACAGGGTGGTAACGCCGTAGGTTCTGCCATGAAGATGATCCCCACTTATAAGATCTACGACACCTCCGCCATCGGTGGTTATAGCGGTGCTTCCGGTTCCGTGGTAAATATTCCTAACCCGGTCGCCCTGCTGCACCTCGAAGATGTGAGCTACGAACTCGTCTCCTTCCTCGCTAATGCCTATGCCGAAGTGGCTTTACGCCCTTATCTGAAGTATAAATTCAACATGGGTTATACCACTTCCTTTGGCCAAACCGACGACTACGTGCGCCGTCATGAAGTAGGGAACCTCTTCATCCAGCAGACAAACGACATGAGCCGTGAAAAGGAAAGAAACCAGATGGTACTGCTGGAAAACACGTTGAATTTCAACAAGGATTTCGGCAAGCACTCCATTCAGGCATTGGTAGGTTACAGCTATCAAAAGACCAATTACAATTATAACCTGATGGCTAAAACGAACCTGCCTGATGGTATCAAAGAACTGGATGCTGCTTCCGGTACCGCTTCTGTGGGAGGTAACAGTGTAGAAAGCATACTGCTCTCTACGTTAGGCCGTGTTATTTATGCGTACGATAACCGCTACCTGCTGACCGCGAGTTTCCGCCGCGATGGTTCTTCCCGCTTCGGTGCCTCCAACCGCTTTGGTAACTTCCCTTCTGTGGCTGTAGGCTGGAACATCAATAATGAACACTTCTGGCATGTAGATCCAAGCATTGTCTCCTCCCTCAAACTGAGAGCCAGCTATGGTATACTGGGTAACCAGGAAATAGGTGATTATCAATATAGCGCTGCCATTGCATCGAATATCAACTACGTGATCGGCGATGCACAACAGAAATGGTTTGGCGCTATTCAGACAGCCTACTCCTCTCCTAATATCAAATGGGAAAACACCGCTACTACCAACGTAGGTGTGGATGTGAGTTTCCTGAAAGGCTCCCTGAATGCCAGCGTCGATTACTTCTTTAAGAAAACAACTGACGTATTGCTGAATGTACCGATCCCGGGATCTGCTGGTTCTTCCACCAACCCTGTGGTGAATGCAGGTACTATCCAGAACAAGGGGATTGAACTCGGGTTGAACTATTCCAATCATATCGGGGAGTTCAATTATACCGTGTTTGGTACGATCTCTTCTGTGAAGAACAAAGTGATCGAACTGGGTACCGGTACCCAACAGATCTTTGGCGGCCAGCCCACCCATCATGGCGCTTCCTCTACACTGACAGAAGCTGGTGGCGAAGTGACAGGCTTTTACCTGATCAAAACACTGGGCATCTTCCAGTCGCAGGACGAGATCAATGCCTACAAGGATAAAAATGGTAACCTGATACAACCTTATGCTGCACCCGGTGACATCAAATTCCTGGATGCCAATGGCGACGGTATTATCAGCAGTGCCGACCGTGTACACATGGGCAGTCCGTTCCCTGATTTTGAATACGGTGTAGGTCTGAACCTCTCCGCATTTCACTTTGACCTGAACATCTACATGCAGGGTGTATCAGGCAATAAGATTTACAACGGTGTAAGACAGGATATGGAAGGTATGAACCTGGAATACAACTATGCAAAAACAACGCTGCAGGCATGGACACCAGAACACCATACCAATATGCCAAGAGCGGTGATAGACGATCCTAACCTGAACGCGCAAACTTCTTCCCGCTTCTTAGAGAGCGGCACCTATTTCAGGATGAAGACCCTGCAACTGGGATATACCATCCCTGAGAGTCTGAATGCCAGACTACACACGACTTCGGTAAGGGCGTATCTCAGTGCAGACAATCTATTTACCCTCACACGCTATAGTGGTTTCAATGCAGACATTGGTCGTTCCGGCAGCATCCTTGACAGAGGCGTAGATTATGGTCACGTGGCGTATCCGCTGGCCCGCGTATTCTCTGCCGGTATCCAATTATCCTTCTAA